One window of Doryrhamphus excisus isolate RoL2022-K1 chromosome 13, RoL_Dexc_1.0, whole genome shotgun sequence genomic DNA carries:
- the fabp7a gene encoding fatty acid binding protein 7, brain, a translates to MVDAFCATWKLIDSQNFDEYMKALGVGFATRQVGNVTKPTVVISKDGDKVVVKTLSTFRNTELSSKLGEEFDETTPDDRHVKSIFSMEDDKFVHVQKWDGKQTTFVREIKDDGKMVMTLTFQNVQAVRTYEKA, encoded by the exons ATGGTGGATGCTTTCTGTGCTACGTGGAAACTGATCGACAGCCAGAACTTCGATGAATACATGAAGGCACTGG GTGTTGGTTTTGCCACAAGACAAGTGGGCAACGTGACCAAACCCACTGTGGTGATCAGCAAGGATGGAGACAAAGTGGTGGTGAAAACTCTCAGCACTTTCCGGAACACGGAGCTCTCCTCGAAACTTGGAGAGGAGTTTGATGAGACCACACCTGATGACCGACACGTCAAA tctATCTTCTCTATGGAGGATGATAAATTTGTGCATGTGCAGAAGTGGGACGGCAAGCAGACCACATTTGTGCGTGAAATAAAGGATGATGGGAAGATGGTGATG ACTTTGACCTTCCAGAACGTCCAGGCTGTACGCACGTATGAAAAGGCATAa